A stretch of DNA from Equus quagga isolate Etosha38 unplaced genomic scaffold, UCLA_HA_Equagga_1.0 145788_RagTag, whole genome shotgun sequence:
GGAAGTTGTCAGGTATAATtgcttcagatatttcttctgtttctttccctttttctcctccttctgatATTCCCATCGCATGTATATAATACCTTTTAAAATGGTCCAATAGATTTCTAGTTGAATGCCATTGTGGTAAGAAAAGacacttgatatgatttcaatctccttaaattttttagatttgttttgttgCCAAAAATGTGATCTATGCTggagaatgtgccatgtgcacttgagaagaatgtgtatcctgctgctgttggatggaatgttcacTATGTATATTAGATGCTTTTGGTCTACAGTATAGTTCAAGACTACTgtttctctattgatttttctgtctagatgatcacgtctctctctgcctttctctttttcttttcacatcaaggtagtatgttttatttctgaaacagTTCTCACATTCAGATCTACTTTAAATGCTTCTTTGTTAAACTCACTTGTATTCacctgttgttttttaaagatctttagtTTAAAGGTCAAAATCTCTGTAAaacctaaaaatgttttaaaatttgctgaAAATGCAACAAattctcactaaaatttatttaaaataataccctcCACTGATGTTACTTTTCCCCCCTGAAAAACTCTGGAGGAGCATTAACAAAAGATTTAAACTACTGTGCAAAATTTCTTCACGAAAAGTGTTTAAAGGCTGGTGCAAAATGGGGAGCAAATTCTAAACAATTTTGGCTCCTTGGAAACAAAAACCGCTGTGTCTGAGAAGAGTCGTCGTCGGCGCTCTCCGGGAAGAGCCGCCTTCATCTCTTCCGGCGGCAGGTGCGCTTGTGCTCGGCGTGCCAGTGCTCCTGCTGACACCTGATGGAGCAGCACGACGTGTTCCAGCAGCAGTACATGACCTCCTCCTCACAGTTGTAGCACCACTGCTTCTTCTTGGTCTGAGAAATTAGTTGTTTGTGCTGTGTTGCTAGCTTCTTGATTTCTTCTACAAATTCTTCTTTGCACTTCTCTTTTACTTGCTTACCTTTTCTGTCCATCTCACCCTGCATATTGGCTACAGCTTCATGTACagcttgtcttttttcttcttccatttcagaACACAGCTTTTCTAGAGCTTCTCGTACAACTCTTTCAGTTTCTCGCTTGTGATCAGACTTCATTTGGTCTTTAAAGTCATTGAAAATTTTGGTGTATTTGTCGTGGCACATACTTTGACACACTCCGTCACTGGTGGTCTGGGTGTTCTGATGCAGCATTCTTGGGGAAGAGGCACTTAACCTTCTTGGTCTGAGTTGACACTGAAACTTTTTCGATTGGCTGAGGCATTGTGGGGATTTCCTGGCTGGAACTCACTGCTGCGGTTTCAGGCTCTGGTTCTTCTTTTTTCGGTTCCACACTCTGATTACGTCGTCCTTTCTTTGCTCTTGGTTCTTGAGTCACCTTTAGCTGCTCATTGCTGGTAGAGGAGATACTggactctgcctcctcctcccctcggTCCTCATTCCTAGGCTTCCAAAATCTTCCTTCACGAAGGAAACGCTGATGCAGCTCCAGCTCATCACACGCCTTTTTCCATCCCATACTGTGCTTAACGTATGAACATTGACTGTGTTATCCTGTATGTTTTCAGAAGGAATCCAGGTCCTTTGGTGGTGGTGACCAAAGAAGCGGACGTCAACTTGATTGTCCTCTTTCTGCATGACTTTGGCTGTCCAGAATCCAAAACCTTTCATTTTAGCCCAATCCAGCTCATGATTAGTTATACAAGGGTAGCAGAACCAACTGTCAGGACGAGTATTTGACAAATAGAAGCAATTCTTACAAAGCTGTAGTTCATCCAGCTCATGACATGTGTCTTTATATAGCATCCTTGCTATGTTAGCTTGCTCACTGTCCGCTCCATAGAAAATCACTGTGTTGTGGAGAAGTAGCTGAGCATCAGCTTTGAACTCTTCGTAACTTCGATATTTCCCTTCATTCACTTTCTCCTGTATGGTGGGGACGTCGACTGCTGAGTGTATGAGCCTCTGGTACATCGGGTGTTTGTTGTCCTTCCCCTTTTTATGAAGGTCTATAGCCCTCTCCTTCATGTAGGAGACGATGAACCTCAGGTAGGTGCTCATCTCCtgcttgtttgtatttttcttcttgatgctCCTGCAAACTGGGCACTGCCAGTGACTACTGCTGTCTCTAAGCCTGTACTCATCAGACAAACACTTGGAATGATACACACGAAAACACAGGTCACATATCAGCACCTCTCCAGACAAATGGCATTCAAAACAATACAAGTCATGATTTTCTGTTTCCCCGTCAATCTCATCTCCTGGCAACCAATATCCTTCCTGTTCAATACCAGCTTTGGAACCTTTGCAGCCCACTGTCAGAGTCTCCACAACGAGACCATCCTTCACAGCTAAGCTCAGCTGACGGGTGGTTTCTTTTGGATGCATACTGTGGACTCGAGACATATACCTTGCGATACGGTCAATGTTGGCAATTTGCTTCTGGTTTCGTATAATCTCAATGGCTACCCAAAGATGCTGGATAGCTTTTGTAGCCGCCTGTCGCCTTTTTGTTAAACGTGCCATGACCTGTTTACTGCTTTAGGGTGTCTCCGCGGCGAGCGGCGTACCCGAGACCCGGGGGCAGGAAGTTGGGGCGCCACCGCCGCGGGGAAAGTTTGCGTCTTGCGAGGCCGCGGGCCGCTCACGTGGCGGTGTCTGCGCGGGGCGGGCGCTCTCCCGGCCCGGCCTCCTCCACCTCGGTCCGCCCCCGACGTGTACTGTGCGGCCCGGCGGCCCCGCCGAAGGCTCGGGCTCGGGCGCTGGCCCGCTGGGCCGCGGGCTGCGGCTCCCTcccggccggccggccggcgCCGTGCACGCccactctgcctttctcttataaagaaaCTTGTTATTGGGTTTGTGACCTGTTCAGATAATCCCAGATGAtatcctcatctcaagatctttagcTCAACTACCACCTGCAAAGATCCTCTTTCCAAACAAGGTAACATTCACAAGTTCCagaaattaggacacagatatATCTTTTGAGGGCCACCATTGAACCCACTACTCCTAGCATACATACAAATGAGTGGATAAAGTATATAGGAactgttttaagaaaagaaaatgaacactcACCACTTAgcttaggaaataaaacattattactACTTTGGGAGACCATTCCATCTGTCTGTTTCCAATCatattcccttccttcctttagaaacaatttccattttgaattttctgtttgtcaTTCTCTTGTCTTTCTTTACAGTTTTACCAAATACGAATTATTCTTAAGCCATACCTTGTTACATTacattaattttgcttatttttaaactttatgtaaataaaatcacaCTATATGTATTCCTCTgtgatttacttttttcattgATTATTATGTTTCTGCAATTCATCCGTGTGAATGCATGTGGCTGTAATTCATTTTGATTCATGGATGAATATGTTGTGTGAATGAACCTACTTTATGAAAGCACCACAATCTATTCATCCATTctattgttgatggacattttgggttGTTTCATGACATCTTTATACATCTCCTGGTGCAAACTTGCGTGAGTATCTTCAGGGCATACACATTTAGGAGGGAGATTGTTGAGTCAAATTCGCTCAGTAAAGCCAAACTTTGTCACGG
This window harbors:
- the LOC124232898 gene encoding LOW QUALITY PROTEIN: zinc finger MYND domain-containing protein 11-like (The sequence of the model RefSeq protein was modified relative to this genomic sequence to represent the inferred CDS: inserted 1 base in 1 codon; deleted 1 base in 1 codon); protein product: MARLTKRRQAATKAIQHLWVAIEIIRNQKQIANIDRIARYMSRVHSMHPKETTRQLSLAVKDGLVVETLTVGCKGSKAGIEQEGYWLPGDEISIKKKNTNKQEMSTYLRFIVSYMKERAIDLHKKGKDNKHPMYQRLIHSAVDVPTIQEKVNEGKYRSYEEFKADAQLLLHNTVIFYGADSEQANIARMLYKDTCHELDELQLCKNCFYLSNTRPDSWFCYPCITNHELDWAKMKGFGFWTAKVMQKEDNQVDVRFFGHHHQRTWIPSENIQDNTVNVHXVKHSMGWKKACDELELHQRFLREGRFWKPRNEDRGEEEAESSISSTSNEQLKVTQEPRAKKGRRNQSVEPKKEEPEPETAAVSSSQEIPTMPQPIEKVSVSTQTKKLSASSPRMLHQNTQTTSDGVCQSMCHDKYTKIFNDFKDQMKSDHKRETERVVREALEKLCSEMEEEKRQAVHEAVANMQGEMDRKGKQVKEKCKEEFVEEIKKLATQHKQLISQTKKKQWCYNCEEEVMYCCWNTSCCSIRCQQEHWHAEHKRTCRRKR